The DNA region ACATGGGGGAGGCTGGAGTCTACGTCGAGTGGAGCAACGCCGGTCAGTCGATCGGCGGGATGATGGAGATCAGGCCGGAGATGGGACCGGTCCCGCCCAACTGGCTTCCATACTTCATGGTGGAAGACTGCAATGCCAGCGCAGACAAAGCTACGGCGTCAGGCGGAAAGCTATTCGTGCCGCCGACCGACATTCCGAACGTCGGAAGGTTCGCGGTGATTGGCGACCCGCAAGGCGCGATGTTCGCGATCATCAAGCTAACGGGCCACGCGCAGTAGTCGAAGGAGAGTTCGGAGTTCAAGCTTCAACTTGTCCCTGGCGATCGTGGACAAGCGAGAGCTTGAACTCCGAACTCTAATCTCTAATCGGCCCTCGTTATGATGCCCGACGGTCCAGAGGCGAATGAGGTTTCTTCTCACTCCATCAGTCCGATTGGGAAGTGCGACGTACGATTTTCACGGTTCGATCGTAGTAGTCTATTGAAAGCAGGCAATCGCTCAACATTTGACCTCCGAGAAGAGCTTCGGTGATCTGGTGGCTGACGGCTACAGGCACGTCGATTCGCTCGTTGAACCAATCGATCTCAACAAAATAAACCACTGCCGTGAAAGTTTGACCCGTGGCAGTAAGAAAATTCTGGAAGCCTTCAAAGGCATCGGAGAGATCAATCGCAAAGCCAGTCGGCACGATCAGCCAACCGGCAAACCCAGTGTCAATCAGGATTTCTGCCTGTCCAAATCCCAGATCGAGCTGAATTGCTGGTTCACCCGTCGCGTTGAAGTAGCCGTCGAGTTGCATTACCGTCGCGGTGACATAATTCGGTAGGTGTAATCTGAGCCAACGCGCAGGAAGTATAGAGGCCCAATACGTCCGGCGTCTCGGGCGCGATGAGTGGCATCTATTTCATTCGTTCCCAGGAAGTAATCTCCGCTTTCAGGAGCGATCGCTACGATCTCTCCGGTATGCTCTGGCTCAAGAATCGGTGCTAGTTTGTCTCGATAGATCTGCTTCGCGCGCTCGACGAACTGCTCAATTTCTTGCTGGCTCCATTGTACCGTGCTTGTTGACATCTGTGCGAATCTTAGCCCGCGGCGCGCTAAATAACAACAAACTTCACGATTGCTCGTCGCGCGCTCGCGGAACGGTCGTCCCGCGAGCGCGCCTCAACGCATTACTTCTGCGAAGTGCCTGCGTCCACCGGAGCACCCTTGCCTTTCCGGCTGTGCTTGTCGAACCACGCCATCAGGTAAAGCTGCTGCAGCAACTGATGCGACGGGCGACGCCAGCCGTGATACTCATCGGGCATCCGCACCAGCAGTGTTTCCTTCTTCAGCATCTTCAAGGCGCGATAGAACTCCTCGCTTTGCCGCATCGGCGTTCGCAAGTCAGCCTCCCCGGTCATCACCATAGTCGGCGTCTTCACGTTCGCGACATAGTGCAGCGGCGAACGCACTGCGTAGAGCATCGGGTCTTCCCACGGATACTTTTCGAACTGGTTGTACCAGGCCGGGCCGTCCGTAGTCCCGACGAAGGAATGCCAGTTGATCACCGGTCTCATCGACACCGCAGCCGCAAAGCGATCCGTCTTGCCGACTATCCACGCAGTCAACACGCCGCCGCCGCTGCCGCCGCAGACGAACAGGTTCTTATCGTCGATCCACCCTTTCGCAATCGCCGCGTCAACGCCCGCCATCAAATCGTCGTAGTCCTTGCCCGGATACGAATACTGAATCCCATTGACGAAGTCCTGGCCGTAGCCGGTCGAACCTCGCGGATTCATGAACAGCACACCGTAGCCGTTTGCCGAGAAGTTCTGGAACGCCCAACTGAACGCTACCGAGTACATCGACCACGGGCCGCCGTGAATCCACAACACCATTGGGTACTTCTTAGCCGGATCGAAATCCACCGGCTTGATCAGCCACCCCTGCACCTTCAAACCGTCTTTCGAGCTGACCCATAGCTCTTCAGCGTCGCCGAGCCTGACGCCCGCAAGAACGTCTTCGTTGACATCGACGAGCTTCTTCACATTCGCAGGGTCTTTCATGTTGAAGGTGACCAGCGTGCCGGGCTCTTTGAAGCTCGACCGCACCCCGGCTACTTGTCCGTTGTTCGCCATCGAGTAGCCTTCAAGGACGGAAACGCCCTGGGTGCCCTGTCGAATCTTTCCATCAACTGAGACAAAATAGATGTGCGACGAACCCTTCTCCTCCATGTCGTAGTACGCGCCCGACCCGTCGATTGCCCAGCGCACTCCGCGCGGAGAACTTGGAAGGTTCCCAGCCCACAGTTTCTTGTTTCCGCCGGCGTTGTCCATCAAGTAGAGGCTTGCAACATGATTGGTATAGTTCTTTTCGTCGTAGCCGGTGTATGCGATCCAGCGGCCATCGGGTGAAACCTGCGGACCGCCGTCCGGACCCTTGCGGTCGGTCAGCGGTTTGACATCGAGAGTCTTCAGATCGACGGCGTAGATTTCGCTGTCGCCGCGCAAGTACTCGGCATCCGGCTTTCGAATCGAGGAGACATAGATCGTTTTTCCGTCGGCCGACCACTCGGGCCCGTTGTGATTGTACTTGCCGGAGGTGACTTGGCGAGGCGTGCCTCCAAGCACCGAGTCGATGGTGTATATCTGCGTGTTGCCCATCGGCAACGGACCTCGTCCATCGGCGGCCCAGGCCAGGCGGTTTACCAGCACGGCCGGCTTGGCCCACTGCGCGTTGCGGGGCCGCTCGGGCAGCTTCACTGCGAGGATTGGATCGTTGTCAGGCTCAAAAGCGGTGAAGGCGATCCACTTGCCGTCGGGCGACCAATTGATTCCTCCAGGCGCTTGCTCGAGATGAGTGAGTTGCGAAGCCTCACGCGTGTCGACCCAAAGGATGTGCAATTGGTTGGTGCCGTCGCGGTCCGAAAGAAAGGCGATGCGCTTGCCGTCGGGGGACCAGACCGGCTGACTGTCTCGCCAGTTGCCGGTGGTCAGCTCGCGCGTTCGAGTGCCGTCCACGTCGACGATCCAGAGGTTGCTCACACGTTCGTCTTTGACCTTGTCGACCCACGAGCGAGTGAAAACTATCTGCTTGCCGTCGGGAGAGATCGCCGGACCCGCGACGCTCTCCATATTCATGAAGGTCTCTTTGTCGAGCGTGCCTTTGTCGGCTGGACCTTTCCTGGCCTGAGCGAATGCGCCCAGACACATTGAAACCAGAAAAAGCCCCATCAAGCTGGAGCGAAAAAGCTTTCTCATCATGGTAATCCTCATGGGTGATCCTCCTGCGCGACCCCTGGAAACTCGAGCGAGTCTGCTGCTTTGAATTCGTTATGTAGGTGAGTGCCGATTTCTTCCACTGCGGCTAGGCCACGATATTGGGTTGCGGGTTTAGAGTCAAGTCGCAAGGGGCTTTGACTTCACATTGCGGCGAGGAGGTATACTGACGATCCGATGAACGCGAGAACGAGGCTGCCGAAACTAGTCAACTCAAGACGTCTAACCCACTTGCCCGATCTTGTCACGGCCGCCCTCTCATTTAGCCACTTCGGATCATTCAAAACCTTCATGAGCTCCTCCGGTTCAAGTCCTACTTCCGCAGTTCTGATCCTCTGAAGCTGAAGATCGAATACTCTGCCAATCGTGTATTCCAAGTCTTTCACTGCTGCCTCATCAACAAAAAAATGAGCGATCACAGCGGCGAGTGCGGAAAACAACCAGGGTATTAGGAGGAACGTTAGTTCGCATCGCGTTGGGGCTCTGTGGAGAACGCCCTCCGAATAGGCTTTCATGTTGATGACAGCGAACCCATCGATAGCTACAATCCATACAAACCTCGTCAACGAAGAGTTGCGCAGTTGGGCCGAAGAGTCCTGGACTCTAGACAACATCTCTGTATAGCTCTGAAGAATACCTATGGTGAAACTATCCATACTTACCCACCGGTTTCGGTAGTCGTAACGCGGATACCCATCGCTTTGCTTTTACCCCACTACCGAAGCTTCAGCACCTCTTGCATGAAGATCGAAAGCGTCAGTCCATTCTAAGCAGGCTGTGAAGTATCGAGGCCAATATTACTCTTAGGACTCGATTCCACACAACGGGTGCGGACCTTTACGCCGGGCGGCTCAGGTAAGTACGAAGCGGAGGCGCGATTGCTCTGCGCACTAGCGCGTTTTTCGCTTTCCATTCCGAGGCTGAATCCATGTCTACCAGGAAGCGAACGCCACCGGACTCGAGCGTCGCAATAGGAACTCCATCGCGATAAAGAATCCGGTTTGTCGAGAACGCCGAGACCCGGTTACCCGGCGTGATTATGCCAACCAGGTTCAAAGGATCCGCGGCGCTCACGCTGACCAGCGCCCCTTCACCGGGCGTCCGGCGTATAGCGCGCAGCATACCCACCGCTTCAGCCAATGCGAACTGCTCTCCTGAGAAGCCGGACACGAAGCGCCCGCCGCGAATCTCCCCTCGTGCTTCGAGTCTATGATAGGTCTTCAATAACTCGCGCCACGGCAGCGGCAAGCCTTCGCGATCAAGCAATCGCTTGAAGACTACTCCATACCGCCGCAAAAGCGTGCGAGCGATCTTCTCCACGGCTTCGGGATCGTAAGACTCGCGCCCATTTCGAGTCTTCCGTTCGCGTGACAGCAGCGACCAGCGGCCGGCACTCGACATCGCGTAAACTGCTTCGCGGCGCTTTCGCCTGGTCGAAGCATTAGTCCGTTTGTTCGAAGGAGTGAGCAGCGCGCGCAAACCTGTAAAGCTGTCTGCCGTCACAAGCCCGCACGCAACCAACTCCCCGAGCGCTTCTTCGATCTGTGTTTCGAGCAGCGAAACCCCTTCGAGCAGGTCGGTGAAGAACGACGCGCCGCCGCTTACAAGGTATTCATAGATCGATTGCGCGGCCGATGAGAGATTGACGTCGCTTATTGAAGGCTGTGGGAACAGCGGCGCCCATAGCGATAGATTCTTTCTGTTTAGCAAAGCTATCGGGGTCGTGCGCACCGGACCCGATGCTTTCAAGCGTTCCGGTCCCGGACGCGGCGTCGTCAATCGCGCCCACATCACTTGCCCTGAAAGACAGAGCGAGTCGAGCCACGCCGGATCGTAGTCGACCATCCTTGCTGGAAAGATCTCGCCTTCCCAAGCAGCAGCGGGGGCTTCGAAACCCTCGAGCTGCGAGATCAATGCGGCGAGGCTTTCGGGACTCTCAACCTGATGTTCCGGCGCGAGCTTCTGCCAGGTGAGAAGAAAGCGCACAAGGTCCGCACTCGAGACGGGCTCAATCTCCTGGCGCAGACGATTCAGCGTGTAGCTATGAATTCGCGCGAGCAACCGCCGCGCGCACCACTCGGTCTCTTCAACACCTGGCGTGAAGCGCCCGCGCATCACGAACCCTTCGCCCTCCAGTCTCGCAAGCGCGGCTTCAATCGAGAGAGCCGGCACGCCCATCGAGCTCGCCAGCGCGCCGATAGTCGTCGGCCCAACTCCCTCGAGTCTTCCACGCACAATTTCAACAA from Acidobacteriota bacterium includes:
- a CDS encoding S9 family peptidase gives rise to the protein MMRKLFRSSLMGLFLVSMCLGAFAQARKGPADKGTLDKETFMNMESVAGPAISPDGKQIVFTRSWVDKVKDERVSNLWIVDVDGTRTRELTTGNWRDSQPVWSPDGKRIAFLSDRDGTNQLHILWVDTREASQLTHLEQAPGGINWSPDGKWIAFTAFEPDNDPILAVKLPERPRNAQWAKPAVLVNRLAWAADGRGPLPMGNTQIYTIDSVLGGTPRQVTSGKYNHNGPEWSADGKTIYVSSIRKPDAEYLRGDSEIYAVDLKTLDVKPLTDRKGPDGGPQVSPDGRWIAYTGYDEKNYTNHVASLYLMDNAGGNKKLWAGNLPSSPRGVRWAIDGSGAYYDMEEKGSSHIYFVSVDGKIRQGTQGVSVLEGYSMANNGQVAGVRSSFKEPGTLVTFNMKDPANVKKLVDVNEDVLAGVRLGDAEELWVSSKDGLKVQGWLIKPVDFDPAKKYPMVLWIHGGPWSMYSVAFSWAFQNFSANGYGVLFMNPRGSTGYGQDFVNGIQYSYPGKDYDDLMAGVDAAIAKGWIDDKNLFVCGGSGGGVLTAWIVGKTDRFAAAVSMRPVINWHSFVGTTDGPAWYNQFEKYPWEDPMLYAVRSPLHYVANVKTPTMVMTGEADLRTPMRQSEEFYRALKMLKKETLLVRMPDEYHGWRRPSHQLLQQLYLMAWFDKHSRKGKGAPVDAGTSQK